tctgtgagctcggtattgactcgagctcgattctgactcggagtcTAATATCGATTCGGGGTCGGTGCCGGTTGGCCTATGAATCTTAAGCTCGATAATTTCGCTTCGCCTCGTagctcgatttggattcgagctcgataatgatatcgagcttgaCATTGATCGGTCCTAGAACTCGAAacttgatgacctgacttcggacctcaatcTGATATTACGAAGACGCTCTTCGATCAAAGTATTACCATCTCGACCAGTTCGTACGACGAACTAATCGGTTTTGCCCGTATACAGAAATCCTATACATCATATCATAATTttgtaataattttttttatttggtatAGTAAAGAAAAGAACATTAAATGAACTTGTTCTTTGATAGTTTCACACgtcaaagaactttttctttctcccttttaACTTTTTTTCTTGGTCTTGATTGATCACAAGATCAGTATGACTCTGTCACCCCCAAAATAATGCATGATTTTCTGGTAATAAAGTTTAAAGTGGCAAAAGAGTTGCCCATTTAAAACTAGTTTCTTAATTTAGAGCacacaatttttccaactcacAATAAAAATAGTAAGATGAGAAAGAAACGTTTTTATCGCGACGAACCAGTGAATATACGACACATgtctttatatatatttttatcactaaattatagTTATTGATGATTTAACCATAATAAATTAATAAGTATAATTTGATGTAAGCATTACGAATAAATTTTTACAGATAGCTACCAACCTGCACCTTTTATCTCACTTGGGTAAAAAAAGAAGTCCAatatattagccattttaaagaACCAAGAATCAttaatttttcttttcaattCCACTCTTACAACTCATTTATGGATCATTTGATTTGAGAATAAGTTATATTGAAATTATAAAGTAAAATTCTAATATAAGATTAGAATTATTACAAGTGAATATTACATAATGTCATTGAGTGATGATCTTAACGAGTGCGTCAAAACCTTAAAATGACATAAAAAGGGCTGAAGTTCAGTATATTAGTCATTTTAAAGAACAAAAAAGCATAAACTTTTTTTGTATGAACTCTCAAAAGTTCCTGCAACAATCGTgtcagatcctccaaaaataaTACGCACTCCATGATATTTTTAAAGAGTTCGAACAACATGTAATCAGCCACAAAAAGTAAAAAGTAAAATGAGGAATAACTTTACTAAGTGCAACATTAATGAAAGTGGTACCTGAGTGACAACAGACCATTGAGTATCTAGTGGAAGCTGGACAAAATCATCAAACTTGGTCCCAATTAGTATTGGAATAGCAGTCTGCAATTGACCAACACAAACAAAAAGAAAGGATTAGATATTTAACAAATTAAACCTCAACCACTTAAAACTTTGGAAGAGGAGCATGAGAGCAACGATAAAGTTATctctgtgtgacctataggtcacggattCGAGCCGTCGAAACAgccactaatacttgcattaagGTAGGCTGTCTACATCGCACCCTTGGGGTGCGGCCTTTCCACGAACCCTGCGTAAACACTAGATGCTTTATGCACCAAATTAtcctttttttatttaaaaatttcaAGTCTACTCCACTTTGGACTTTTCACGTGCCTTTCCACGAACTCTGCGTAAACGCTGGATGCTTTATGTACCAGATTAtcctttttttatttaaaaatttcaAGTCTACTCCACTTTGGACTTTTCACGtctcttaaaaaataataaatgaatacataatttaccatgatacccatattaattgatgcatatttttattgaatttgaaaaaatgattacatgaaaaaaaaaaatatattttcttaatatgctaaaagtgacaagtaaaataAAAATCTATATTTAGAATACTGGACATTAAAATTGAACTGAGTGAGTACATATCAATTGATAATTAAAGAAGAGGCTTTTAAGTAGTTCTGTAATTATTGCCATTAAATTTTCTACTTTTTCCTCTAAAAGAATGAAAGTAGTTACAACTACTGCCCTTATTCTGGCCATTCTAGCATTTTTTTTAATCTGTCATTGAAGTCTCAACTACTGTATTTATTTTCTTGTTACTAATTTCATTGTTTGGTGAAAGAAACTGCTACTGCCTTGTGAGTTGTGGATATCCTCCCATTTTTTCCACTTCTTTTTTTATGACTGGGGACGTTCAGACCAATTTACGCGTATCTCGACTATTTTACTCGTTTGCCTATTATCACCCTCCATTATTTATTGACAATGGTGTCCGGCTATTTTGCATAGAGCTCGACTATTCCATCGGATACCTGTTACCTTCCACCGGCATAATTATCATGTCCTAatttttctagtttttttacGACGGTGGTGTCCGAACTTAATTTGTGCGCATCTCAACTATTTTACTCGGGTACCTACTATCTTTCACTAATACAGTTACTAGATTCCATTTTCCTAATTTCTTTTCTTATGATAGTAGTGTCCGGCCAGCTTGTGCACACCTCGACTATTTCACCGGATACCCGCTACGTAGTACAATTATCGGGTCCCAATTTTCCTAATTTTTTTAATTCCTGACCAGCTTACGCACACGTGTATTTCATTAGGTATCATATACCTCCTACCAAACAATAGTACCATGTCCCATTTTTTCTAGCTTTATTCATCACACTAAGAAAAGAGAATAAATTCATGACCGCAAAGTCTTTCTCCTATTAAAGAAAACAACAGTAATTAATGTGAAATAGAAGTAAAGTGTCGCACCTTATTCCACTTTCTTGCTTCACTGTACCAATCTATTACACTGCAATTACAAAAGGAGGAAAAAaggttttaaaaatatttaaataaggaGAAAAAAAAGTGAAAACCGCGTTATTCCTAATTCCCATGCTTTTAAAAAGATTATGGGAAATAATTGAGAAATTAAGATCAAAAGCATACTTGTTTAAAGTACTTCTACTAGTGAGATCAAACATGTAGAGAATTGCAACTGAATCTTTACAAGCAATTGGAATTTGAACATATGAACTATGGTCACCTgtattcaaaaaaaataaaaattaatcagataaatcaattaggaATAATATATTACCAACTCACACTTGGCCTAatggaaaataaaaatgaaaaatgaattaaaaagaaATTAATGGACATATACCTCCTACATCCCATATTCTAAAAGCAATTCTTGCACCTCGTACAATTAATATTTTATCCATTAAATTCAATCCCTTCATCTGCAAACACCTCTTTTCTTGTTCATCTCCCACATACTTTATCTAAAAtagttttttccaaaaaaaaaaaaaaaaaattgaagaagaaaaaaagaaaatcatTAGTTTCCATATATATCAAGAATCAAACAAGTTATAAAAGAACCTGTATAGTAGAATGTACGAGATCCATTTATTCTTAACCAGCGGTTTCAGGTTCGAGCCCCTTTAAATAGCCCGACGCAAATTAGATTAGTCAGAAAAAAGGGATCGCAGCGACCAAGTCAGCACGACTGTTTACGAAAAATACGTATCTCTATTAAAGTCGTAAGATCATATATGTAGGGGCGAAGCTAGCCTTGAGATTGCAGTCGGCCACAACTAGTAGCCTTGGTTCACACCCTCTATTTGTCTCAAAGACATGTATTGGTTCTAACGGTTACCAATAACTTAAATTGATTGGAATTCTGAACTCATAACCTTGAATACCGAACGATTAAATAAAACAAGTTATAGAAGAAGagattaattaaattaatcaTAAAACTTACCACAAAACTTGTTTTCCCAATCTGGCAATCACCCAAAATACTAATCTTCAATGCAACTAAATCTGAATCACTGTCATATCCACTAATTAATGTTTCATCTGATGATTCCACAGCTAATAATTCCTCAGAAACTTTTGTAGACAATCTCCTGTACCTTACTGAGTTTCCAGTTGAACAAACCATAATTCTTTCCCAAATGAACCTAAAAAACTCTTTAAATATTGAAACTTTTTCTACTATTTTCCACCTTATGCTGTTAACTTGAATAACTTTCCGGCAAAGCTGACGATGATGCATCCTTAACCAGACGTCTCGAGTCGAACTCGAAAACAAGAAATTCTTGATAAGGGACGCTTCTCTTAGATGAATGGGACAGGAGTAGGGGACGGTCCTACGCGCAGCGCAGGCAACAGCAATACCGGTTCTATGAAGTCAGAATCGAATCTTTCTGTTGGCGTTTCCAATTCATGATCATGACTAATAACACGAATTCGAATTAGTCGGGTCAgtcatttttttttaatgaatttttcaTGAATATTTTGAGGAAGAAGAGGAAGTGTATATGAGAGATTTGGTTTTTCAAGATTCTCGTGCTTATTTTTGGCCTTCTTTTGGGATTTTTAATTTGTTGTCTTTTGAAAAACTAAAGTATGGGAAGGTGTGTTCGTTGTTTTTAGATTCGTGTGTTGGACAGTTGACCGGTGGTATGTATAATTATTAAAATGACGAAACAATCCTACTTGCTGGCTTTTTAGTTTCAATGTTACTTGGGTATTTTGGTCTATTTCATATAATTCTCACTAAATTTTTAATTGTTAGATTTCAGAAAAATTGTGCAAAAAGTGATTTAACGCGATACACCAAAAAAGCCCCCGTTAAATCCTCGAACTCGAAACACAAAAAACTACAATGGACACCAGAAATAGATAAAAATGTAAAAAACAATTGCACCTTAAAAAGTTGCACCAAACTCTATagataaacaaaaataaataacaaaaactGAACCTCAAAATGTGATTTTATATTAAATTTTCTTTTATAGTTTTTGTTAATTCTAATAATCAAATTTTGTTAAATATTTAACTAAGACTTATAAAGTCCCACTTTTAATAAATTTAGAGGACTAAAacaactcaaaaatttatttaaagGACCATTTTGAATGTACCTCCAAAAGACATTTTCTTCAACTAAGAGCACTATGGTAAATCCAATGAGTAATTGGATAAGATGCACAATAGATCTCTGAATTAGGGACTAGAGACAGAGAAGCAAAATGTAAaaagagattaaaaaaaaaagtatggGAGTATATAAAACTCTTAGCAAAATGTGTTTATTTTTTTGTCCAATAAAAATAAATTGCACATTGAACGGaatagtaatttaattattttttctaatatttaagactttgaTATAAAGTAAAAAGCTTGATCACTAACACGTgtaaacaaagaaaaatattCCCATGCATAAAGTATTTGGATATTTTATTTAGAAAAAGGAATTTAGGTAGAAGACGTGATCATGAAGAAAATGCCACAAGTATGATTGTGAATGAATACAACTGAATTGtgtaataattaatttaacaatCATGATTTTTGTTGGCCTTCATAGGTCCCGTAGGaggatatttttcttttttatactCCAATATTTTAATGATTTTAAAACTTGGTAAACAGTCTGAATGAATCAAAACTATTTAGAATAAATAAGTAGACCtaaatgaaaaaaaatacaaagTTGTGGGCTTTTCGTGGCGCATATTAGAAATGAGGAGACCATACTCTAAATTGGATAGCGCATACTTAGGGGTATATATGGATTaggttggttcggattttatcAAAAgcgaaccaaaccaactatatcggtttggattggatTGGTTTGGTTTCGTCGGTTTTTTCGGGTTTTCCGAATTTTTTTGTTACattaatattatttcaatcttactttgtgttatagataaagttttgataagtgaatatatgtttagtgAGAATTGAAagacatatgatctattaaaatattcttatggggaGACTTTTTTTAGTAACACgtgatagttattttcttagtcgtctaacaaTTTCGTTGATGTACGCCTTCAAAGTTTACCTAATTTaagaattaaacataaaaatcaatatgatacctaaatagtgatatgttctatttaattttaagttATCGAAATACCATtctcgaaaaagatataagaaatctTGATACATGAATATAGAAAAACAAATAGATGATACAAtccattatttaaagtaaataaaaatgaggCACTTCAtaattctattaaatattatatcccatgAAAACATCCCAAATATTTCTGaatattttttcgaaaaaaaATCTATATAAAgacttaaaagtatatataaaaattatatattttatatgttggtttggttcggattttttactcaaataccaaaccaaatcaaaccaaacataatcgaattttttaatcggtttggtttgacttttcggtttggtgtgATTTTCCGGTTCGGTTTGAACACCCAAAGTGCAGTGGCCTCTTGCTGCATTCATGGTAATTATCCACAGAATTAAGTCATTTTAAAGGCAAATACATGTAACACTAAATAATGAACATTAACTTAACCCCAACCCAATAAATAGCAATATGCTATAACCCTGTTAGATTACAATTGTAGagtaaaagttctttaaatttaaaaattttcCTGGTTAGCTCCTGTTTGAGTTTCCATACTTTTAACTTGTTTGCAGAATCAATAAATAACCcccaaagaacaagaaaaatcCAAGAATCAGCATAGGAGATGCTCAATTTTCCAGTACAGTGTAAATGTGGTACTTCTGCATTAGTCTTTTAACATTCATTAACTTGATACTATGCATGAAGATAAATCATAAATGAAGTGTGCTTACAATCACGTTTGAGTTGAACTTAAATGAAGTAGTGTGAGGAATCATAAAGCCGACCCCAGCTTGTTGAGGACTGAGGCGTAGTTGTTATCGTTATTGCTTTTGATCACGTTATTGTTCCTTCAATTATGAACAAAAACCATGGCAACAACAagccagtgtaatcccacaagtggggtatgagGAGGGTAATGTGTAGTGTGTACcaagaccttacccctaccttaatAAGGTAGAAAgttatttccggtagaccctcggctcatggaaatatgaaaaagaAGTAGTAGCACTAAGCAACCATGGCATTAGCGACAATTCATGAAACGTAGAAAACAAGAAATCTTTCCCGTAACTTCTCATACCAGACCAACCCACTAAAATGCAAATAGGGATAAAAAATGTGGTCAATATCACGAAGAATAAAGAGATACCGTCTATACCCAAATAAAACTTGATGTTTTCGTAAGGAAGCCATCAAAGGCTTTCCACAAATTAAGATTTGGCCGTAGAAGGATCGAATTGTATCAGAAGAACAGGGGAACTAATACTTCACCATCAAATTAAGAAAACATAAGTACTTGGACGAACGCTTTGGCTAAGTATAGCTCTGATGCATGCATTAATGCTCATAACTGATAAATAGCAGAGCTTACATAAGGAATGAGAGATGGTAAAAGGGTGTTAATCTAAATTATGGCGAAaacaagaacaaaaataatgCTAACAGCAAAACTTGATACTTCTCAACACGCTCTCCATTCACGCCTTCTGGACCTTAAAGTTAAGGATAAAGTCTTTGATTTCATCGCTAGAAGCCCTATCAAGGGCAGTACGTCCGTCTCCATCCTTGACTGTGTAATCTGCTCCGGCTCTCAGTAGCTCTTCGATTTTTGGTAAGTCGCCTTCAGTGGCAGCCATGAGCAGTAAAATATCGACCGGGTGTATGTTTTGGCTCAAAAGAGCCTCCATCTTATCATAAGTACCCTCAACTGCAAGCATGCCCATATAGTTGAAGTACTACACGAATAGTAAGTAATTCAGTGAGTTAATCCATGATAAATAGCTCACCTTTATTGAACTAACGCTCCTCACAAAATTATACTATAACTTTGGCATCCGGTGGCGGAGCCATAATTTCACTAATTGGGGTCAAAATGTAAATAAGTAAACAAATGAAGAAGCCAA
The DNA window shown above is from Nicotiana tomentosiformis chromosome 8, ASM39032v3, whole genome shotgun sequence and carries:
- the LOC104101484 gene encoding septum-promoting GTP-binding protein 1-like — translated: MHHRQLCRKVIQVNSIRWKIVEKVSIFKEFFRFIWERIMVCSTGNSVRYRRLSTKVSEELLAVESSDETLISGYDSDSDLVALKISILGDCQIGKTSFVIKYVGDEQEKRCLQMKGLNLMDKILIVRGARIAFRIWDVGGDHSSYVQIPIACKDSVAILYMFDLTSRSTLNNVIDWYSEARKWNKTAIPILIGTKFDDFVQLPLDTQWSVVTQARAYAKAMKATLFFSSATHNINVNKIFKFIMAKLFNLPWTVQRNLTIGEPIIDF